One Novipirellula galeiformis DNA segment encodes these proteins:
- a CDS encoding response regulator has protein sequence MAKTTVLIIEDDRSLAEVIAYNLQREGYEVIVAHDGEDGLTQARLKLPALILLDLMLPVLDGLEVCRRLRADSATKNTRILMLTAKAEESDELVGFALGADDYVTKPFSVKVLLERVKSLCRRDAESAAVKLIASQGVAIDPVRYRVTVDDEVVHLTRSEFRLLECLLRQPGRVFSRSELIDVALGEDTLVLERTIDVHVRSLRKKLDTHADVVQTVRGVGYKFRDPSDHRIEAGV, from the coding sequence ATGGCAAAAACCACGGTGCTCATTATTGAAGACGATCGCTCGCTAGCGGAGGTGATTGCCTATAATCTTCAACGCGAAGGTTACGAGGTAATCGTGGCTCATGACGGTGAGGACGGATTGACGCAAGCGCGTTTGAAGTTACCCGCATTGATTCTGTTGGATCTGATGCTTCCGGTGCTCGATGGTCTCGAAGTTTGTCGCCGGCTACGCGCAGACTCGGCCACAAAGAACACACGAATTTTGATGTTGACGGCGAAAGCCGAAGAGTCGGACGAATTGGTGGGCTTTGCACTCGGAGCGGACGACTATGTGACCAAACCGTTCAGTGTCAAAGTGCTGCTTGAGCGGGTCAAGTCGCTGTGTCGCCGCGATGCGGAATCGGCAGCCGTGAAATTGATTGCCAGCCAAGGCGTGGCGATCGATCCGGTTCGTTACCGTGTGACGGTGGACGACGAGGTGGTGCATTTGACGCGAAGCGAATTTCGCTTGCTCGAATGTTTGCTTCGCCAACCCGGTCGCGTGTTCTCGCGAAGCGAATTGATCGACGTCGCACTGGGGGAAGATACCCTCGTATTGGAGCGGACGATCGACGTTCACGTTCGATCGCTGAGGAAGAAGCTCGATACGCACGCCGACGTGGTGCAAACTGTACGCGGGGTGGGCTATAAGTTTCGAGATCCATCGGACCACCGCATCGAAGCGGGAGTCTAG
- the phoU gene encoding phosphate signaling complex protein PhoU — MTKHLDRDMEQLHRDILSLSAIVEEMIANAGRSLCEGRLDLAEKVILDDEFVDQHEVTIEEECLKMLALHHPVATDLRRIATVIKVNNDLERIADLAVNVAQRAIGVGDYPRFVIPDEVGPMVGKVTAMVRNALDAFVNMDTIAAKQVILGDDEVDRLNAELIAWLRRVMQTDSQLVVAALHCFSAIRHLERIADLATNIAEDAIYLVDGEIVRHRSVTIKNAR, encoded by the coding sequence ATGACAAAACATCTCGACCGCGATATGGAACAATTGCATCGCGACATTTTGTCGTTATCGGCAATCGTCGAAGAAATGATTGCCAACGCAGGCCGTTCCCTGTGCGAGGGACGCCTCGACTTAGCTGAAAAAGTGATCCTGGACGATGAATTCGTCGATCAGCACGAAGTCACGATCGAAGAGGAGTGTTTGAAGATGTTGGCACTGCATCACCCGGTCGCGACGGACCTCAGGCGAATTGCAACGGTGATCAAGGTCAACAATGATTTAGAACGGATTGCGGATTTGGCCGTCAACGTGGCTCAGCGAGCGATTGGCGTGGGCGACTATCCGAGGTTCGTCATTCCCGACGAGGTCGGTCCGATGGTGGGAAAGGTGACCGCGATGGTGCGGAATGCCTTGGATGCGTTTGTGAACATGGATACGATCGCGGCCAAGCAGGTGATTCTTGGCGACGATGAAGTGGATCGACTCAATGCGGAGTTGATTGCTTGGTTGCGACGTGTCATGCAAACGGACAGCCAATTGGTGGTAGCGGCACTGCATTGCTTTTCCGCGATTCGTCATTTAGAACGGATTGCTGATTTAGCAACCAATATTGCCGAAGATGCGATTTATTTAGTCGATGGCGAGATCGTTCGCCATCGCTCGGTTACGATCAAAAATGCGAGGTAG
- the dcd gene encoding dCTP deaminase encodes MLLSGEEIKRRQNDSIVIEPFEESRVNPNSYNLALHHELLVYEEVILDTATPNRYRRLEIPAEGITLQPGLLYLGRTVEHTVTNGLVPMIQGRSSLGRLGLFVNPGGSLGDVGYCGTWTLEMHCVQPVRIYANMQICQIYYLQVEGECPSYDTGKYQNSSDIQPSLIYREFGSEDRDAQMELNFDELLHRSR; translated from the coding sequence ATGCTTCTTTCGGGTGAAGAAATCAAGCGAAGGCAAAACGACTCGATTGTGATCGAGCCCTTCGAAGAAAGCCGCGTCAATCCCAACAGCTACAATCTCGCGCTTCATCACGAATTACTGGTGTATGAAGAGGTGATTTTGGATACCGCGACCCCCAACCGCTATCGCCGGTTGGAGATTCCTGCGGAAGGGATCACGCTACAACCCGGATTGCTATATCTCGGCCGCACGGTGGAGCATACGGTCACCAATGGCTTGGTGCCGATGATCCAAGGCCGCAGCTCGCTGGGACGACTCGGGTTGTTCGTCAATCCAGGCGGAAGCTTGGGCGACGTCGGTTACTGCGGCACCTGGACGCTAGAGATGCATTGCGTCCAACCGGTTCGCATTTATGCCAACATGCAAATCTGTCAAATTTACTATTTGCAGGTCGAAGGGGAGTGCCCCTCCTACGACACGGGAAAATATCAAAACAGCTCCGATATCCAACCCAGTTTGATCTATCGAGAATTTGGTAGCGAAGACCGCGACGCTCAAATGGAATTGAACTTCGACGAACTGCTGCACCGATCACGCTAG
- the pstB gene encoding phosphate ABC transporter ATP-binding protein PstB: MMMTSVKKAKSVADPLPSNVPSAVAGNNAMDDVGVNDATLKNAAVKQRIADERPQDQDEVETAIHIDNFNAFYGSYQALHDIQLKIPKNRVTAFIGPSGCGKTTLLRWINRMNDIVPTARAEGTISLGGLDVLSKSTDVVDLRRQVGIVFQKPNPFPKSIYDNVAYGPRLHLKISRSELDDLVEWSLQKAAVWDEVKDRLRKPALGLSGGQQQRVCIARTIATGPEVLLMDEPCSALDPISTSSIEDLIYELRQQYTIVIVTHNMQQASRVSDRTGFFYHGRVVEYGTTDQIFTRPDEKQTEDYVTGKFG; encoded by the coding sequence ATGATGATGACCTCCGTAAAGAAAGCAAAGTCCGTGGCGGATCCCCTTCCCAGCAACGTGCCATCCGCTGTGGCTGGAAATAACGCGATGGATGACGTCGGTGTCAATGACGCGACTCTGAAAAACGCAGCCGTGAAACAACGCATCGCGGATGAGCGGCCGCAGGATCAGGATGAAGTCGAGACGGCGATTCATATCGATAATTTCAATGCCTTCTACGGCAGCTACCAAGCGCTGCATGACATTCAATTAAAGATCCCCAAGAATCGGGTGACGGCGTTCATTGGCCCGAGTGGGTGCGGTAAGACAACGCTGCTGCGTTGGATCAACCGGATGAACGACATTGTGCCAACGGCGCGTGCCGAAGGAACGATTTCGCTGGGCGGGTTGGACGTGCTGTCCAAGAGCACCGATGTGGTCGATCTACGTCGCCAAGTCGGAATTGTCTTTCAAAAACCAAATCCGTTTCCCAAATCGATTTACGACAACGTGGCGTATGGTCCGCGGTTACACTTGAAAATATCGCGTTCGGAACTGGATGATCTGGTCGAATGGTCGTTACAAAAAGCGGCGGTTTGGGATGAAGTGAAGGATCGTTTGCGAAAGCCCGCGCTGGGTTTGAGCGGGGGGCAACAGCAACGTGTCTGCATTGCCCGAACGATTGCGACGGGGCCGGAGGTGCTTTTGATGGATGAACCTTGTTCGGCACTCGACCCGATTTCGACCAGCAGTATTGAGGATTTGATCTACGAGCTTCGCCAGCAATACACGATCGTGATTGTGACGCACAACATGCAGCAAGCGTCGCGCGTCTCAGATCGGACTGGATTTTTCTATCATGGCCGTGTGGTCGAGTATGGGACCACGGATCAGATTTTCACCCGTCCCGATGAGAAGCAGACCGAAGACTACGTTACAGGCAAATTTGGATAA
- a CDS encoding PstA family ABC transporter permease — protein MSQNSEVTNAKSPHRSLHGRHRLDRWFVRFCQATAMVSVIMLAIMLTAVFYQGLPGFSWRFVSSAPSATPSEAGIRPALFGSMWVCGVCALFALPIGVSTAIFLEEFKPRRRVMRWFHSFIQLNISNLAGVPSVVYGIIGLTAFAGMFGIMGQTNEAAFEVGATYFDQFVSEGDRILLVPADAAGAPEPILKSGLVALTSSGESVQVNVIGAKSRLPKQADVRAVTLREDAEAGRISKKTWYYFRLPLGRGVLTGGLTLMLVVLPIVIIASQESLRAVPNSLREGSLGMGATQWQTVQNVTLPSAIPGIMTGAILAMSRAIGEAAPVLIICGIVYIGSNPSNLMDDFSVMPLQIFNWAARPQAEFHSVAAQGIIVLLSLLLSFNAVAVLIRNRTQKTLS, from the coding sequence ATGAGTCAAAATAGCGAAGTGACAAACGCGAAATCGCCGCACCGTTCTCTGCACGGTCGCCATCGACTGGACCGCTGGTTCGTTCGCTTTTGTCAAGCCACCGCGATGGTCTCGGTGATCATGTTAGCGATCATGTTGACGGCGGTTTTCTATCAAGGTTTGCCGGGCTTTAGTTGGCGTTTTGTCAGCTCGGCTCCGAGTGCGACTCCGTCGGAGGCTGGGATTCGACCGGCGCTGTTTGGATCGATGTGGGTGTGCGGGGTGTGTGCGTTGTTCGCGTTGCCGATCGGGGTCTCAACGGCCATCTTTCTCGAAGAGTTCAAGCCACGCCGTCGTGTGATGCGTTGGTTCCACAGCTTTATTCAATTGAACATCAGCAATTTGGCGGGGGTGCCCTCGGTGGTCTACGGCATCATTGGGTTGACGGCCTTCGCGGGCATGTTCGGGATCATGGGGCAAACCAATGAAGCGGCGTTTGAAGTCGGAGCCACTTACTTTGATCAATTCGTCAGCGAAGGGGACCGGATTTTGTTGGTGCCGGCCGACGCGGCGGGGGCTCCCGAGCCCATATTGAAATCGGGGTTGGTGGCGTTGACGAGTTCGGGTGAATCGGTCCAGGTGAATGTGATCGGGGCGAAGAGTCGGCTTCCCAAACAGGCTGACGTTCGCGCGGTCACCCTGCGTGAGGATGCCGAAGCGGGACGGATCAGTAAAAAGACTTGGTACTACTTTCGTTTGCCGCTCGGACGAGGCGTGTTGACGGGCGGTTTGACGTTGATGTTGGTCGTTTTGCCGATCGTAATCATCGCGTCGCAAGAGTCATTGCGAGCGGTTCCAAATTCACTTCGCGAAGGGTCCCTTGGCATGGGAGCCACGCAGTGGCAAACGGTGCAAAACGTGACGTTGCCCTCGGCGATCCCAGGGATCATGACCGGGGCGATTTTGGCGATGAGTCGCGCCATCGGTGAAGCGGCACCGGTCTTGATCATTTGTGGGATCGTTTACATCGGTTCCAATCCAAGCAATTTGATGGATGATTTTTCAGTGATGCCTCTGCAGATTTTCAACTGGGCGGCGCGTCCGCAAGCCGAGTTTCACTCCGTCGCGGCACAGGGAATCATTGTGCTGTTGTCCCTTTTGTTGTCATTCAACGCGGTTGCCGTGTTGATTCGTAATCGAACTCAAAAAACTCTTTCTTAA
- a CDS encoding LON peptidase substrate-binding domain-containing protein, which yields MDDLEDVIQLPDDFDGRVRLFPLPELVMFPHAMQPLHLFEPRYCEMLRESLASDRLIAMATLTGGISAVANGEPPVATTICIGRIVSHAELDNDRHNILLVGVKRAKITREIDAGRSFRIAEVDVRSDFYPPIGAESRTQLKKELLDAFATVIPSSKQASKSLHELMAGQMGLGPITDIIAYTLPFEIEAKLRLLGIADVDDRATELVRLLRSGKVNLHSVSSEEQNGESGSRGDQPFPPPFSVN from the coding sequence ATGGATGATTTAGAGGATGTGATTCAGTTGCCCGATGATTTTGACGGTCGGGTGCGTCTGTTTCCGTTACCTGAATTGGTCATGTTTCCACATGCCATGCAGCCTTTGCATCTATTCGAACCTCGATATTGCGAGATGCTGCGCGAATCATTGGCATCGGATCGCTTGATTGCGATGGCAACGTTGACCGGAGGGATCTCCGCGGTTGCCAATGGCGAACCTCCGGTCGCAACGACGATTTGTATCGGACGCATTGTTTCTCATGCGGAATTAGACAACGATCGACACAATATCTTGTTGGTCGGGGTGAAGCGTGCCAAGATCACTCGCGAAATCGACGCGGGGCGTTCGTTTCGCATTGCCGAGGTCGATGTGCGATCCGATTTCTATCCGCCGATCGGTGCGGAGTCGCGAACACAGTTAAAGAAAGAACTTCTCGACGCGTTTGCGACCGTGATTCCGTCCAGCAAGCAGGCTTCAAAGAGTTTGCATGAATTGATGGCCGGCCAAATGGGACTGGGGCCCATCACCGATATCATCGCTTACACCTTGCCGTTTGAAATCGAAGCAAAATTGCGATTGTTGGGCATTGCCGACGTCGATGACCGGGCAACCGAATTGGTGCGTTTGCTGCGCAGCGGTAAGGTCAATCTGCACTCGGTTTCTTCTGAAGAACAGAACGGGGAATCGGGATCCCGAGGCGATCAACCCTTCCCACCTCCGTTTAGTGTGAATTGA